The Gemmatimonadaceae bacterium genome has a window encoding:
- the mtnA gene encoding S-methyl-5-thioribose-1-phosphate isomerase, whose product MEILEAVRWGPDRRSVRIIDQRALPERQVECDLRTLDEACDAIRTLAVRGAPAIGIAAAMALAVAVTPDVDAPPEMRRTRAGAAAAALRGTRPTAVNLAWALDRVLRVAQGPLHGTPLREALEREATAILDEDRAMCRRIGEHALALFPRDARVITHCNAGALATGGIGTALAGVYLAAERGDRVRVYVDETRPLLQGSRLTAWELQRAGIDLVLITDAAAPSVMRRGDVDLCIVGADRIAANGDVANKIGTYALALAARHHGIPFYVAAPASTFDAATPTGDAIAIEQRDGDEVRRGFGVATAPAGVPVYNPAFDVTPASLITAIISDRGVHRPPFHFAAP is encoded by the coding sequence ATGGAAATTCTGGAGGCCGTGCGGTGGGGCCCCGACCGCCGGAGCGTCCGCATCATCGATCAACGGGCGCTCCCGGAGCGCCAGGTCGAGTGCGACCTCCGCACGCTCGACGAGGCCTGCGACGCCATCCGCACGCTGGCCGTGCGCGGGGCGCCGGCCATCGGCATCGCCGCGGCGATGGCGCTCGCGGTGGCCGTGACGCCGGACGTCGACGCGCCGCCGGAGATGCGCCGGACACGCGCCGGCGCGGCGGCCGCCGCGCTGCGCGGCACGCGGCCCACGGCGGTGAATCTCGCGTGGGCGCTCGACCGCGTCCTCCGCGTGGCACAGGGGCCGCTGCACGGGACGCCGCTGCGCGAGGCGCTGGAGCGTGAGGCCACCGCGATCCTCGATGAGGACCGCGCCATGTGCCGGCGCATCGGCGAGCACGCGCTGGCGCTCTTCCCGCGCGACGCCCGCGTGATCACGCACTGCAACGCCGGCGCGCTGGCCACGGGCGGCATCGGCACGGCGCTGGCCGGCGTGTATCTCGCCGCCGAGCGCGGCGACCGCGTGCGCGTGTACGTGGACGAGACCCGTCCGCTGCTCCAGGGCAGCCGTCTCACGGCGTGGGAACTGCAGCGCGCAGGCATCGACCTCGTGCTGATCACCGACGCCGCGGCCCCGTCGGTCATGCGCCGCGGCGACGTCGACCTCTGCATCGTGGGTGCCGACCGCATCGCCGCCAACGGCGACGTAGCCAACAAGATCGGCACCTATGCGCTGGCGCTGGCCGCCCGCCACCACGGCATCCCGTTCTACGTGGCGGCGCCGGCGTCCACCTTCGACGCCGCCACGCCCACCGGCGACGCGATCGCCATCGAGCAGCGCGACGGCGACGAGGTGCGCCGTGGATTCGGCGTCGCCACGGCGCCGGCCGGCGTGCCGGTGTACAATCCGGCGTTCGACGTCACCCCCGCCTCGCTGATCACCGCGATCATCAGCGATCGCGGCGTGCACCGTCCCCCGTTTCACTTCGCCGCGCCATGA
- the glpK gene encoding glycerol kinase GlpK, with amino-acid sequence MRHVLAIDEGTTGVTCLVIAADGRIAGRGYREITQHFPRPGWVEHDPEELFTHTLAAGREAIAQAGITPDAIGITNQRETVIIWERATGRPVHPAIVWQDRRTAARCAELAPRAAWIRERTGLVLDPYFSATKLEWLLREERLLERYRPDELAAGTVDSWLVWRLTGGRVHATDHTNASRTMLYDIDARAWSDELCALFGVPRALLPEVRRSSGAFGVARAECFGVEIPILGVAGDQQAALFGQGCWTAGTGKNTYGTGAFLLVNAGTARPAAPEGLLTTIGCDASGAPAYAVEAAIFIAGAAVQWLRDGLGIVAQASETEALASSLGSNEGVYFVPALVGLGAPAWEPHARGTIVGLTRGTTRAHVARAALEAMAYGTADVLDMMLAVSGGAFARLRVDGGAAQNDWLMQFQADVLGVPVERPANVETTAFGAAGLAGIAAGVWADAAQFHASQSAATFHPSRARAEVAAWRRGWTRAVRAAVAWARDEEEV; translated from the coding sequence ATGAGACACGTCCTGGCCATCGATGAGGGCACCACCGGCGTCACCTGTCTCGTGATCGCCGCCGACGGCCGCATCGCGGGTCGCGGATACCGCGAGATCACGCAGCACTTCCCGCGCCCCGGCTGGGTGGAGCACGATCCCGAGGAGCTGTTCACGCACACCCTCGCCGCCGGGCGCGAGGCCATCGCCCAGGCCGGCATCACCCCCGACGCGATCGGCATCACCAACCAGCGCGAGACGGTGATCATCTGGGAGCGGGCCACGGGCCGGCCGGTGCACCCGGCCATCGTCTGGCAGGACCGCCGCACGGCGGCGCGCTGCGCCGAGCTGGCGCCGCGGGCGGCGTGGATCCGCGAACGGACGGGGCTCGTGCTCGATCCGTACTTCTCGGCCACCAAACTCGAATGGCTGCTGCGCGAGGAACGGCTGCTCGAGCGGTACCGGCCGGACGAACTGGCCGCCGGCACGGTGGACAGCTGGCTCGTGTGGCGGCTCACCGGCGGCCGCGTGCACGCCACCGACCACACCAACGCGTCGCGGACGATGCTCTACGACATCGACGCGCGCGCCTGGAGCGACGAGCTGTGCGCGCTGTTCGGCGTGCCGCGCGCCCTGCTGCCCGAGGTGCGCCGGTCGAGCGGCGCGTTCGGCGTCGCGCGCGCCGAGTGCTTCGGCGTCGAGATCCCGATCCTCGGCGTGGCCGGCGACCAGCAGGCGGCGCTGTTCGGGCAGGGATGCTGGACGGCCGGCACCGGCAAGAACACGTATGGCACCGGCGCGTTCCTGCTCGTGAACGCGGGAACGGCCCGGCCCGCGGCGCCCGAGGGGCTGCTCACCACCATCGGATGCGACGCCAGCGGCGCCCCCGCGTATGCGGTGGAGGCGGCCATCTTCATCGCCGGCGCCGCGGTGCAGTGGCTGCGCGATGGACTGGGCATCGTGGCGCAGGCGAGCGAGACCGAAGCGCTCGCGTCGTCCCTCGGTTCGAACGAGGGCGTGTACTTCGTGCCGGCGCTCGTCGGACTCGGGGCGCCGGCGTGGGAGCCGCACGCGCGCGGCACGATCGTCGGGCTCACGCGCGGCACCACGCGCGCCCACGTGGCGCGGGCCGCGCTCGAAGCCATGGCCTACGGCACGGCCGACGTGCTCGACATGATGCTCGCCGTGTCGGGCGGCGCGTTCGCGCGCCTGCGCGTGGACGGCGGGGCCGCCCAGAACGACTGGCTCATGCAGTTCCAGGCCGATGTGCTGGGCGTGCCCGTGGAACGGCCCGCCAACGTGGAGACCACCGCGTTCGGCGCCGCCGGCCTGGCCGGCATCGCGGCCGGCGTGTGGGCCGACGCCGCGCAGTTCCACGCCAGCCAGTCGGCGGCCACGTTCCATCCGTCGCGGGCGCGCGCCGAGGTGGCGGCATGGCGCCGCGGCTGGACGCGGGCCGTGCGCGCCGCGGTCGCGTGGGCGCGCGACGAGGAGGAAGTCTGA
- a CDS encoding cytochrome c-type biogenesis CcmF C-terminal domain-containing protein produces MTLIGELSLWIALLMAAWGAVVSFAGGALRRRDLAASGERAVYVAFAALLLAAAGVWTALLAHDFSFAFVALQTNFSLPRAYTVAALWSGQGGAMLFWSLLLAGCASVAVFTHRGRDRDLMPWATGTMGAVLLFLLLIVCLDTNPYDRLGWMPTDGRGLDPVLRDPRLFIQPPLLFLGYVATAIPFAFSVAALVARRFDAAWARLTRRWTLAAWFLLTIAIVLGMRWTYGDPTQSGYWSWRPAENASLLTWLAASAVLHALAVYEKRGALRAWSVVLVAATFLLSLLGAFMAWRGTGGAMLGVSRSSLVGWLGVGLVVVGGTAYLVAARLHQGAPDATIGARLGREAGLAWGSALLAAIAAVLLVGTLVPLAFGWLRGSPLPGGARFLNGAGFALGLLAVAAMALATLLRWGGTTAASLPRMLRGPVAAAILAVLTLAVLGARGAGSLAAACAGGLVIGAIAQDLAAATRARRAEHGEGAGGALARVVAGDRRRYGGYVAHVGLALALTAFAGMFLRSRHTVTVRAGEAATLGDPYGHVWRFVSQGVSRYGADDRNVSAVSVESSRDGVPRGLIVSERRQYLDAQGQPLADPMPSAGIRTSPLLDTYVVLAGTSGDTARLDIAFNPLVAWVWAAGVMIALGGLIVMWPRAEPARETAADPAGRSRR; encoded by the coding sequence ATGACCCTGATCGGCGAACTCTCGCTCTGGATCGCGCTGCTGATGGCGGCATGGGGCGCCGTCGTCTCGTTCGCCGGCGGCGCGCTGCGCCGGCGCGATCTCGCGGCCAGCGGCGAGCGGGCCGTCTACGTGGCGTTCGCCGCGCTGCTGCTGGCCGCCGCCGGCGTGTGGACGGCGCTGCTGGCGCACGACTTCTCGTTCGCCTTCGTGGCGCTGCAGACCAACTTCAGCCTGCCGCGCGCGTACACCGTGGCGGCGCTGTGGAGCGGGCAGGGGGGCGCGATGCTGTTCTGGTCGCTGCTGCTCGCCGGCTGCGCGTCGGTCGCCGTGTTCACGCACCGCGGGCGCGACCGCGACCTCATGCCGTGGGCCACCGGGACGATGGGCGCCGTGCTGCTCTTCCTGTTGCTCATCGTCTGCCTCGACACCAACCCCTACGACCGGCTCGGGTGGATGCCCACCGACGGGCGCGGGCTCGATCCGGTGCTGCGCGATCCGCGCCTGTTCATCCAACCGCCGCTGCTCTTCCTGGGCTATGTGGCGACGGCGATCCCGTTCGCATTCTCCGTCGCCGCGCTCGTGGCGCGGCGCTTCGACGCCGCGTGGGCGCGCCTCACGCGGCGGTGGACGCTCGCCGCGTGGTTCTTGCTCACGATTGCGATCGTGCTCGGGATGCGCTGGACGTACGGCGACCCCACGCAGAGCGGCTACTGGAGTTGGCGGCCGGCCGAGAACGCGTCGCTGCTCACCTGGCTCGCCGCCTCGGCGGTGCTGCACGCGCTCGCCGTGTACGAGAAGCGCGGCGCCCTCCGCGCGTGGAGCGTGGTGCTCGTGGCGGCCACGTTCCTGCTGTCGTTGCTCGGGGCGTTCATGGCGTGGCGCGGCACCGGCGGCGCGATGCTCGGCGTGAGCCGCTCGTCGCTCGTCGGCTGGCTCGGCGTGGGATTGGTCGTCGTCGGGGGGACGGCGTACCTGGTGGCGGCGCGGCTGCACCAGGGGGCGCCCGACGCGACGATAGGCGCGCGGCTGGGTCGCGAGGCAGGACTGGCGTGGGGCAGCGCGCTGCTCGCGGCGATCGCGGCGGTGCTGCTCGTGGGCACGTTGGTGCCGCTCGCATTCGGCTGGCTGCGCGGTTCACCGCTTCCGGGCGGCGCGCGGTTCCTGAACGGCGCCGGCTTCGCGCTCGGGCTGCTGGCGGTGGCGGCCATGGCGCTCGCCACGCTGCTGCGCTGGGGCGGAACCACGGCGGCGTCGCTGCCGCGCATGCTGCGCGGCCCGGTGGCGGCGGCGATACTGGCCGTGCTCACGCTCGCCGTGCTGGGCGCGCGCGGCGCCGGATCGCTGGCCGCCGCGTGCGCGGGCGGCCTCGTCATCGGCGCGATCGCGCAGGATCTCGCGGCCGCCACGCGCGCGCGGCGCGCCGAGCACGGGGAGGGCGCGGGTGGGGCGTTGGCGCGCGTGGTCGCCGGCGACCGCCGGCGCTATGGGGGATACGTGGCGCACGTCGGCCTGGCCCTCGCCCTGACGGCGTTCGCGGGGATGTTCCTCCGGTCGCGCCACACCGTCACCGTGCGCGCGGGCGAGGCGGCCACGCTCGGCGATCCCTACGGCCACGTGTGGCGGTTCGTGAGTCAGGGCGTGTCGCGCTACGGCGCCGACGACCGCAACGTGTCGGCGGTGTCGGTGGAGAGTTCGCGCGACGGCGTGCCGCGCGGGCTGATCGTGAGCGAGCGCCGCCAGTACCTCGATGCGCAGGGACAGCCGCTGGCCGACCCGATGCCGTCGGCCGGCATCCGGACGTCGCCGCTGCTCGACACGTACGTGGTGCTCGCCGGCACGAGCGGCGACACGGCCCGGCTGGATATCGCGTTCAACCCGCTCGTGGCGTGGGTGTGGGCGGCGGGTGTGATGATCGCGCTGGGCGGGTTGATCGTGATGTGGCCGCGCGCCGAACCGGCGCGCGAGACGGCCGCGGACCCCGCCGGCCGGAGCCGCCGATGA
- a CDS encoding zinc ribbon domain-containing protein, whose product MNAALLLGTLLALAALGIVLYPLFFPPDEPEREGLPMAKTDDEGGARERAVPRDDDAVEAALRAYRATHAACPRCGPRPEADARFCSNCGAPLPG is encoded by the coding sequence ATGAACGCCGCGCTGCTCCTGGGCACGCTCCTCGCGCTCGCGGCGTTGGGCATCGTGCTGTACCCGCTATTTTTCCCTCCGGACGAACCGGAGCGCGAGGGATTGCCGATGGCGAAGACGGATGACGAAGGTGGTGCGCGCGAACGCGCGGTGCCGCGCGACGACGATGCCGTGGAAGCGGCGCTGCGCGCGTATCGCGCCACGCACGCGGCGTGCCCCCGCTGCGGCCCGCGCCCCGAAGCGGACGCGCGCTTCTGCTCCAATTGCGGCGCGCCGCTTCCCGGCTGA
- a CDS encoding ABC transporter ATP-binding protein — MIRLKSLTKRYGSFTAVDAIDLDVPRGELFGFLGPNGAGKTTTLRMIAGILRPTGGTVEIGGVDIDKDPMAAKMKLGFIPDRPFIYEKLTGAEFLRFVAGLYDQEGPEVEHRARELLALFDLAEWQDELVESYSHGMRQKLIISSAFVHRAEVIVVDEPMVGLDPKAARILKDLFREYVNRGHTIMMSTHTLEVAETLCDRIAIIQSGRIRACGTMAELRQGAEGGASGLEDIFLKLTGENAARELIEVLNA, encoded by the coding sequence ATGATCCGACTCAAGAGCCTCACCAAGCGGTACGGCAGCTTCACGGCGGTGGACGCGATCGATCTCGACGTGCCGCGCGGCGAACTGTTCGGCTTCCTGGGCCCCAACGGCGCCGGCAAGACGACCACGCTGCGCATGATCGCCGGCATCCTGCGGCCCACGGGCGGCACGGTGGAGATCGGCGGCGTGGACATCGACAAGGATCCGATGGCCGCGAAGATGAAGTTGGGGTTCATCCCCGACCGGCCGTTCATCTACGAGAAGCTCACGGGCGCGGAGTTCCTGCGATTCGTGGCGGGGCTGTACGATCAGGAGGGCCCCGAGGTGGAGCACCGGGCGCGCGAGTTGCTGGCGCTGTTCGATCTCGCCGAGTGGCAGGACGAGCTGGTGGAGAGCTACAGCCATGGCATGCGCCAGAAGCTGATCATCTCCAGCGCGTTCGTGCATCGCGCCGAAGTGATCGTGGTCGACGAGCCGATGGTGGGCCTCGATCCGAAGGCGGCGCGCATCCTCAAGGACCTGTTCCGCGAGTACGTCAACCGCGGCCACACGATCATGATGTCCACGCACACGCTCGAGGTGGCGGAGACGCTGTGCGACCGGATCGCGATCATCCAGAGCGGCAGGATCCGGGCGTGCGGGACGATGGCGGAGCTGCGGCAGGGCGCCGAGGGCGGCGCGTCGGGGCTGGAGGACATCTTCCTCAAGCTCACGGGCGAGAACGCGGCGCGCGAGCTGATCGAGGTGTTGAATGCCTGA
- a CDS encoding transglutaminase-like domain-containing protein: MSRRGWVGAAILVLWAAGMGVLIRREYFQPNVERLAEAATRVTPGAVFFAVMQGARQVGFASSTIDTVPGGITSTDYLVADLTAGGAVHRLQARTTVEVSRALRVRRFEVDVQSDSAPFHAGGRVDGDSVVVYALSSGGAPATDSQRVAIGGPILLPTLVPLAIALGEEPKVGKSYVLPVFDPTTMAPKDARISVRAETTFVVSDSAVLDSTTMRWRGVQPDTLRAWRLSSEGTNGIGGWIDDQGRVVATTQLGLRLERRPYAVAFENWRLDAEAGGQAAPNADRDILETTAIAANARVTRELPRLRVRLSGADLAGFDLSGGRQTLHGDTLTIVREDPDSLAPRFLLGTTPSSALGREMQPAPLIESANPQIHALALRIRGADRDARSVARRINAWVYDSLEKKISLGVPDALQVLKTRSGDCNEHTQLYVALARAAGIPARVAAGLAYVNGKFYYHAWPEVYLGRWVAVDPTFGEFPADAAHLRFVVGGFTRQAELIHLIGVLRIEVLPAGTPAR; the protein is encoded by the coding sequence GTGAGCCGGCGCGGTTGGGTGGGCGCGGCGATCCTGGTGCTGTGGGCCGCCGGCATGGGGGTGCTGATCCGGCGGGAGTACTTCCAGCCGAACGTGGAGCGGCTGGCCGAGGCGGCCACGCGCGTGACGCCGGGCGCGGTGTTCTTCGCGGTGATGCAGGGCGCGCGCCAGGTGGGGTTCGCGTCGTCGACCATCGACACGGTGCCGGGTGGGATCACGTCCACCGATTATCTGGTGGCCGATCTGACCGCGGGCGGCGCGGTGCACCGCCTGCAGGCGCGCACGACGGTGGAGGTGTCGCGCGCGCTGCGCGTGCGCCGGTTCGAGGTGGACGTGCAGTCGGATTCGGCGCCCTTCCATGCCGGGGGGCGGGTGGACGGCGACTCGGTGGTGGTGTACGCGCTGTCGTCGGGGGGCGCGCCGGCCACCGACTCGCAACGGGTGGCGATCGGGGGGCCGATCCTGCTGCCCACGCTCGTGCCGCTGGCGATCGCGCTGGGTGAGGAACCCAAGGTGGGCAAGTCGTACGTGCTGCCGGTGTTCGATCCGACCACGATGGCGCCCAAGGACGCGCGGATCAGCGTGCGCGCCGAAACGACGTTCGTGGTGAGCGACAGCGCGGTGCTCGATTCGACGACGATGCGGTGGCGTGGCGTGCAGCCCGATACGCTCCGCGCCTGGCGGTTGTCCAGCGAGGGCACGAACGGCATCGGCGGCTGGATCGACGATCAGGGGCGCGTGGTGGCGACGACGCAGCTCGGCCTGCGGCTGGAGCGGCGGCCGTACGCGGTGGCATTCGAGAACTGGCGTCTGGACGCCGAAGCGGGCGGCCAGGCGGCGCCCAACGCCGACCGGGACATTCTCGAGACGACGGCGATCGCGGCCAACGCGCGGGTGACGCGTGAGCTGCCGCGGCTCCGGGTGCGGCTGTCGGGCGCCGACCTCGCCGGCTTCGATCTGTCGGGCGGGCGGCAGACCCTGCACGGCGACACGCTGACGATCGTGCGCGAGGATCCGGACAGCCTCGCGCCGCGGTTCCTGCTGGGCACGACGCCGTCGTCGGCGTTGGGGCGGGAGATGCAACCGGCGCCGCTCATCGAGTCGGCCAATCCGCAGATCCACGCGCTGGCGCTGCGGATCCGCGGCGCCGACCGCGACGCGCGCTCGGTGGCCCGGCGCATCAACGCGTGGGTGTACGATTCCCTGGAGAAGAAGATCAGTCTGGGCGTGCCCGACGCGCTGCAGGTGTTGAAGACCCGCAGCGGGGACTGCAACGAGCACACGCAGCTGTACGTGGCGCTGGCGCGGGCGGCGGGCATCCCGGCGCGGGTCGCGGCGGGATTGGCCTACGTGAACGGCAAGTTCTACTATCACGCGTGGCCCGAGGTTTACCTCGGACGGTGGGTAGCCGTCGATCCTACATTCGGGGAATTCCCGGCCGATGCGGCGCACCTGCGGTTCGTGGTCGGCGGGTTCACGCGGCAGGCGGAACTGATCCATCTCATCGGGGTGTTGCGCATCGAGGTCCTGCCCGCCGGCACGCCGGCACGGTGA
- a CDS encoding macro domain-containing protein: MIEVRIDDLAFYEGEAIAWPVDASLGATTPLLRRVEQAGGDALAKRAPLVQPLPVGAAVVTTAGDLGVELLIHAVVGSHEERITRDTVRRALVSAMQRAVDFQIGELAVAPFGIGAGNLDVEDSADVMVGVLQQHVARAPYPRSIVVIVENPVEEAAWRAALALTRGTR, translated from the coding sequence GTGATCGAGGTGCGGATCGACGATCTCGCGTTCTACGAAGGCGAGGCGATCGCCTGGCCCGTGGACGCCTCGCTCGGCGCCACCACGCCGCTGTTGCGCCGCGTGGAGCAGGCCGGCGGCGACGCGCTGGCCAAGCGCGCGCCGCTCGTCCAGCCGCTGCCGGTCGGGGCGGCGGTGGTCACGACGGCCGGCGATCTGGGCGTGGAACTGCTCATCCACGCGGTGGTCGGGAGCCACGAGGAGCGGATCACGCGGGACACCGTGCGCCGGGCGCTGGTGAGCGCGATGCAGCGGGCGGTGGATTTCCAGATCGGCGAACTGGCGGTGGCGCCGTTCGGCATCGGCGCCGGCAATCTGGACGTCGAGGACAGCGCCGACGTGATGGTGGGCGTGTTGCAGCAGCACGTGGCGCGGGCGCCGTACCCGCGATCGATCGTCGTGATCGTGGAGAATCCGGTGGAAGAGGCGGCGTGGCGGGCGGCGCTCGCCCTGACGCGGGGGACGCGGTGA
- a CDS encoding tetratricopeptide repeat protein: MSRTHDRLDPPESGRPGDRGAGRPPVEREVPAGPVVPNADAPGAAANAERVDGPARRAALDEVRERLQRRDVTGAIARLDKMLGETPDDVELLCERATLHASESRFERAGADLRRAGHVAEHDVRVLLASGLLACKRARWRDAIEPLREAAALSPADAAVQYYLGEAYNHVDDLLPALTAYERAVELEPANWRAMKGVGMVLDRLGRRDEATEAHRRAREARTP; this comes from the coding sequence ATGAGCCGCACGCACGATCGACTGGACCCGCCGGAGTCGGGCCGCCCCGGGGACCGCGGCGCCGGCCGGCCGCCGGTGGAACGCGAGGTGCCCGCGGGGCCCGTGGTGCCGAACGCCGACGCGCCGGGCGCGGCGGCGAATGCGGAGCGGGTCGACGGGCCGGCGCGGCGCGCCGCGCTGGACGAGGTGCGTGAGCGCCTGCAGCGCCGCGACGTGACGGGGGCGATCGCCCGCCTGGACAAGATGCTGGGCGAGACGCCCGACGACGTGGAGCTGCTGTGCGAGCGCGCCACGCTGCATGCGTCGGAGTCGCGGTTCGAGCGGGCGGGGGCGGATCTGCGGCGGGCGGGGCACGTGGCCGAGCACGACGTCCGCGTGTTGCTGGCCAGCGGGCTGCTGGCGTGCAAGCGGGCCCGGTGGCGCGACGCCATCGAGCCGTTGCGCGAGGCGGCCGCGCTCTCGCCGGCCGACGCCGCGGTGCAGTATTACCTGGGCGAGGCGTACAATCACGTGGACGACCTGCTCCCGGCGCTCACCGCCTACGAGCGCGCGGTGGAGTTGGAGCCGGCCAACTGGCGGGCCATGAAGGGCGTGGGCATGGTGCTCGACCGCCTGGGGCGGCGCGACGAGGCCACCGAAGCGCACCGCCGCGCCCGCGAGGCGCGCACCCCGTGA
- the cutA gene encoding divalent-cation tolerance protein CutA, which produces MPHTDAIVVLTTVASDEEGVRLVRALLERRLIACGTLLPGARSLYRWQGKIADEHEVVLLLKTRSARLETLQMAFGELHPYKVPELLALPVSAGLAKYLEWISSETTLALA; this is translated from the coding sequence ATGCCTCACACCGATGCCATCGTCGTCCTGACCACCGTCGCCTCCGACGAGGAGGGAGTGCGTCTGGTGCGCGCCCTCCTCGAACGCCGGCTGATCGCCTGCGGCACGCTCCTGCCCGGCGCCCGTTCCCTCTACCGCTGGCAGGGCAAGATCGCCGACGAGCACGAGGTCGTGCTGCTGCTCAAGACCCGATCGGCGCGCCTCGAGACCCTGCAGATGGCGTTTGGCGAGTTGCACCCCTACAAGGTGCCGGAACTGCTCGCCCTCCCCGTTTCCGCCGGATTGGCGAAATATCTGGAATGGATCAGCAGCGAAACCACGCTCGCGCTTGCGTGA